Within Streptomyces antibioticus, the genomic segment CGTGAACAGGAGCATCCACTTCCGGTAAGCGGTCAGGCGTTCACATCCCGATCCGAATCGGCCTCTCCGGTGAACGTCCGATATCAAACGCACACGCCCCCCGTGAATCTTCTGTCACACCTTCCGCGTACGCTGTATGGCTGTATTGGCCGCACCTGCCGCTCCCTCGCGACACAGCGGCACGGTCGGCCGTCACGGGGGAGACACGGGGAGCGATCGGGTGTTGGAGAGTGTGGGGGCGTTGTTCGGCAGCCCATGGATCTATGTGGTGGTGGGGCTGTCCGTCCTCCTCGACGTGTTCCTGCCGGTGCTGCCCAGCGGAGTGCTCGTGATCACGGCGGCGACGGCCGCCGCGGCCGGTTCGGGAGCGGCGACCGGGCAGGTGCCGCACGACGTGCCGGACATCATGGTGCTGATCCTGTCGGCGACGACCGCGTCCGTGCTCGGCGATCTGGTGGCCTACCGGCTGGCCTGGCGCGGCGGTGAACGCCTGGACCGCGCGATCGCCCGCTCCCGACGCCTCACGAGCGCGCAGGAACGTCTCGGCGAGGCCCTCTCCAAGGGCGGCGGCGCGCTGGTGGTGCTGGCCCGCTTCGCACCGGCCGGCCGCTCGGTGGTCTCCCTGATCGCCGGCGCCGCCCACCGCCGCCCCCGCGACTTCCTCCCCTGGTCCGCCCTGGCCGGCCTCTCCTGGGCCGCCTACAGCGCCGCCCTCGGCTACTACGGCGCCCACTGGCTGGGCACGACCTGGCTGGCCACGGGTGTCTCGGTCCTGGCCCTGTTCGGCGCGGGCGCGGTGGCGGCGTACGTGATGCGGCGACCGTCGTCGGCCTGACGGGGGGCGCAGGGCCGGGCCGTCCCGAGGTCACAGGACTCACGCCCGGTGGGCCGCGCCCCGTACCTCCAGGCCGTCCAGCAGTTCCGCCGTGGCCTGCGCGATGTGTTCGACGGCCCGGTCGAAGACCTCCTGGTTGTGGGCGGCGGGTGCCCGGAAGCCGGACACCTTGCGGACGTACTGGAGGGCGGCGGCCCGGATCTCGTCCTGGGTGGCCTCCTCGGCCAGCGCGGGCGGGCGGAGCGTCTTGATGCTGCGGCACATGTCCCCAAGTCTGCCCCGCCGCGCCGCCTCCGTGCCATGATCGTTTCCGAGGCGGCCACCGCGACCCGCGGGGCCGACCGACGAGAGGATCGACAACCCCATGGGGAACGACATACGTACCGTCGCCGTCCTGGGCCCCGGCGGCGTGGGCGGACTGCTCGCCGCGCTGCTGTCCCGGGCCGGCCACCAGGTGGTCTGCCTGGCCGGTGAGGACACGGCCGCGGCCCTGCGCGAGCGCGGGATCGCCGTCCGCAGCGGGCAGTTCGGCGACTTCACGGCCCGGGTGGACGCGGACACCACCCTGCGGACGCCGGTCGACGCGGTGCTGATCACCGTCAAGCACACCGCGCTGGACGAGGCCCTGACCCGGATCCCGGCCTCCGCGCTGGGCGACGACACCCTGCTCGTGCCGTTCCTCAACGGCGTCGAGCACCCGGCGCGGCTGCGCGCCCACCACCGCCCGGACCGGGTCGCGCCGGCCGTCGTCCGCGTCGAGTCGACCCGGGTCGCGCCCGGGGTGATCGAGCACGGCAGCCGGTTCACGAGCATCGACCTCGCCGGGGACCAGGTGCCCGCCGACCGGCTCGACGCGCTCGCCCGCACCCTGGCCGCCGTCGACCCGGCCGTACAGACGCACCCGGACGAGACGGCCGTCCTGTGGGGGAAGCTGGCCTTCCTCGCCCCCTTCGCGCTGCTCACCACCCGCCACCGCGCCCCGGTCGGCGAGATCCGCGGCCGGTACCGGGAGGAGCTGACCGCGCTGGTCGAGGAGACCGCCGCGGTCAGCCGGGCCTGCGGCGCGCCCGCCGACCCGGCGCGGACGCTCGCGCTCTACGACGCCTTCGAGCCCACCGCGAAGTCCTCGATGCTGCGGGACGCCGAGGCCGGTCTGCCGCTCGAACTCGACGCGATCGGCGGGGCGTTGCTGCGCGCGGCGGAGCGGCACGGGGTACCGGTGCCGGTGGCT encodes:
- a CDS encoding DedA family protein, which gives rise to MLESVGALFGSPWIYVVVGLSVLLDVFLPVLPSGVLVITAATAAAAGSGAATGQVPHDVPDIMVLILSATTASVLGDLVAYRLAWRGGERLDRAIARSRRLTSAQERLGEALSKGGGALVVLARFAPAGRSVVSLIAGAAHRRPRDFLPWSALAGLSWAAYSAALGYYGAHWLGTTWLATGVSVLALFGAGAVAAYVMRRPSSA
- a CDS encoding DUF2277 domain-containing protein, which codes for MCRSIKTLRPPALAEEATQDEIRAAALQYVRKVSGFRAPAAHNQEVFDRAVEHIAQATAELLDGLEVRGAAHRA
- a CDS encoding ketopantoate reductase family protein, whose amino-acid sequence is MGNDIRTVAVLGPGGVGGLLAALLSRAGHQVVCLAGEDTAAALRERGIAVRSGQFGDFTARVDADTTLRTPVDAVLITVKHTALDEALTRIPASALGDDTLLVPFLNGVEHPARLRAHHRPDRVAPAVVRVESTRVAPGVIEHGSRFTSIDLAGDQVPADRLDALARTLAAVDPAVQTHPDETAVLWGKLAFLAPFALLTTRHRAPVGEIRGRYREELTALVEETAAVSRACGAPADPARTLALYDAFEPTAKSSMLRDAEAGLPLELDAIGGALLRAAERHGVPVPVAARLVEEVAAANR